A genomic stretch from Trifolium pratense cultivar HEN17-A07 unplaced genomic scaffold, ARS_RC_1.1 scaffold_62, whole genome shotgun sequence includes:
- the LOC123901275 gene encoding ubiquitin domain-containing protein 7SL RNA1-like: protein MDVIFEVQRGRPFSIEVGFFDTILEIKEKIQKYQGIPVSKQTLIFNGQILQDDGDIWKCAIFQNSRIHLMVASDSDHHKPPVEDTKFHLNIKTPSSKSHIPIEIDKNDTVLKLKEKIHDIDQNNVPLNKVMLHSTGTELHDNQLLRDCEFSEKNEIEVSFKPPMPTAPAVVSGGGGASKKLKLMVLPKSGTKKISVEMNASDNVGELRKELQRLNQMLQLHLPQDGYFFIYKQNVMDDDKSFRWHHVSQGDTIEIFNGSVTGGS, encoded by the coding sequence atggatgtaatttttgaagTGCAAAGAGGAAGACCATTCTCAATTGAAGTAGGATTCTTTGATACAATtttagaaatcaaagaaaaaattcaaaagtatCAAGGAATTCCGGTCTCTAAACAAACCCTAATCTTCAATGGCCAAATTCTTCAAGACGACGGTGACATTTGGAAATGCGCAATTTTTCAAAACTCGCGCATTCACCTCATGGTTGCCTCAGATTCCGATCATCACAAACCGCCGGTTGAAGATACCAAATTTCACCTCAACATCAAAACTCCTTCATCCAAATCCCACATTCCCATCGAAATCGACAAAAACGACACCGTTTTAAAGTTGAAAGAGAAAATTCATGACATTGATCAAAATAATGTCCCACTGAACAAAGTCATGTTGCACTCGACTGGAACCGAATTGCACGACAATCAGTTGTTACGCGATTGTGAGTTTTCggagaaaaatgaaattgaggTGAGTTTTAAGCCACCGATGCCGACAGCACCGGCGGTGGTTAGTGGTGGAGGCGGAGCCTCGAAGAAATTGAAGCTGATGGTTTTGCCAAAGAGTGGAACAAAGAAAATTTCTGTGGAGATGAATGCTTCCGATAATGTCGGAGAATTAAGGAAAGAGCTTCAAAGATTGAATcaaatgcttcaacttcatctTCCACAAGATGGTTACTTTTTCATTTACAAGCAGAATGTTATGGATGATGATAAGTCATTTCGATGGCATCATGTTAGTCAAGGTGATACCATTGAAATCTTTAATGGTAGTGTCACTGGTGGATCATGA